A stretch of the Vagococcus xieshaowenii genome encodes the following:
- a CDS encoding CPBP family intramembrane glutamic endopeptidase: MKNLIKVISMSLLGIAPLFLANIISNIYYNLMGNGIIPNVLCSITYVIVTYLLLKLIITKFLKQPLNSFLMTKFKLKKEWVLMGILLPVSIIFIMSITLKGELYFNKNVDYINIIIGIFMGMAAGIVEELIFRGFIMNYIKSKYGVFIGILLSSILFGALHIQGAYNYTSMILLLVGGTLVGTMFSVMANYHHTIWASITLHTIWNAIMFENIFSIGTTINDRSIAGYLVKTNNTLLTGGDYGKDVSIFAIIGYSVVILFIICQFKKRNSINNVN; this comes from the coding sequence ATGAAAAATCTAATCAAAGTTATAAGTATGTCTCTACTTGGAATAGCTCCTTTATTTCTAGCAAATATCATTTCAAATATTTACTATAATTTAATGGGAAATGGAATTATTCCAAATGTATTATGTAGCATAACCTATGTAATTGTAACCTATCTTTTATTGAAATTGATCATAACAAAATTTTTAAAGCAGCCTTTGAACTCTTTTCTTATGACAAAATTCAAATTAAAAAAAGAATGGGTCTTAATGGGTATATTACTACCTGTTTCAATCATATTCATAATGAGCATCACTTTAAAAGGTGAGTTATATTTCAATAAGAACGTCGATTATATAAATATAATTATAGGCATTTTTATGGGGATGGCTGCTGGAATTGTCGAAGAATTAATATTCAGAGGATTTATAATGAATTATATTAAAAGTAAGTATGGAGTTTTTATTGGAATATTATTGTCTTCGATTTTATTTGGTGCTTTACATATACAAGGAGCATATAACTATACTAGCATGATCTTATTACTTGTTGGTGGAACATTAGTAGGAACTATGTTTTCTGTCATGGCCAACTATCATCATACAATATGGGCTAGCATTACATTACATACTATTTGGAATGCTATTATGTTTGAAAATATATTTTCGATTGGAACGACAATAAACGATAGAAGTATCGCAGGTTATTTAGTTAAAACTAATAACACATTGTTAACAGGTGGAGATTATGGGAAAGATGTTTCTATTTTTGCAATTATAGGTTACTCAGTTGTTATATTATTCATAATCTGCCAATTTAAAAAAAGAAATTCAATAAATAACGTGAATTAA